Proteins encoded within one genomic window of Chloroflexota bacterium:
- a CDS encoding site-2 protease family protein — protein MKWAWRLGRFAGIDVYMHATFLLIIGWIALSYWLDGSSLAAVASGVGFTLLLFACVVLHEYGHALTARRYGIKTRDITLYPIGGVARLERMPDDPRQELWVALAGPAVNLVIAALLFGWLVISGEWTPLEQLSMTGGPFLERLMTTNLFLALFNLLPAFPMDGGRVLRALLAMKLDYARATQWAATLGQAIAFILGFIGLFSNPFLLFIALFVWIGAGQESGATQMRTALAGIPVGRAMLTEFHRVSSAGTLADVVALILSGTQHDFPVEDEGHGVVGVLARGTVFAALARQGQSARVADVMARNFETADSYDMLETVLPRLQASDTPLIPIMHGGQLVGLLTLENVGEFLAIQSALHAPGTLPAG, from the coding sequence ATGAAGTGGGCCTGGCGGCTGGGCCGGTTCGCCGGCATCGACGTGTATATGCACGCCACGTTTCTGCTCATCATCGGCTGGATCGCCCTGAGTTACTGGCTCGACGGTTCGAGCCTGGCGGCGGTCGCGTCGGGCGTCGGCTTTACGCTCTTGCTGTTCGCCTGCGTTGTGCTGCACGAGTACGGCCACGCGCTGACCGCGCGCCGCTACGGCATCAAGACGCGCGATATCACGCTGTACCCGATTGGCGGCGTGGCGCGACTGGAGCGCATGCCCGACGACCCGCGGCAGGAGTTGTGGGTGGCGCTGGCGGGCCCGGCGGTCAATCTCGTGATCGCCGCGCTGCTGTTCGGCTGGCTGGTGATCAGCGGCGAGTGGACGCCGCTCGAGCAGTTGAGTATGACCGGCGGGCCGTTCCTCGAGCGGCTGATGACGACCAATCTGTTTCTGGCGCTGTTCAATCTGCTGCCCGCCTTCCCGATGGACGGCGGCCGTGTGCTGCGCGCCCTGCTGGCGATGAAACTGGACTACGCACGCGCCACGCAATGGGCGGCGACGCTCGGTCAGGCCATCGCCTTCATACTCGGGTTCATCGGGCTGTTCAGCAACCCGTTCCTACTCTTCATCGCGCTGTTCGTCTGGATTGGCGCGGGGCAGGAGTCCGGCGCGACGCAGATGCGCACGGCGCTGGCGGGCATTCCGGTCGGCCGCGCCATGCTGACCGAGTTTCACCGGGTGAGCAGCGCCGGCACGCTCGCCGATGTGGTCGCGCTGATTCTCTCCGGCACGCAGCACGATTTCCCGGTCGAAGATGAGGGGCATGGCGTGGTCGGCGTGCTGGCGCGCGGCACGGTCTTCGCGGCGCTGGCGCGGCAGGGCCAGTCGGCGCGCGTGGCCGACGTGATGGCGCGCAATTTTGAGACAGCCGATTCGTACGACATGCTGGAGACGGTGCTGCCGCGCTTGCAGGCCAGCGACACGCCGTTGATCCCGATCATGCACGGCGGCCAGCTCGTCGGCCTGCTGACGCTGGAAAATGTCGGCGAGTTCCTGGCGATCCAGTCGGCGCTGCATGCGCCGGGCACGCTGCCCGCCGGGTAG